Proteins from a single region of Longimicrobiales bacterium:
- the prmA gene encoding 50S ribosomal protein L11 methyltransferase translates to MSQSRRWLEVRVRSPASADRSALLADAIVGSGARGVEERAGWFIAWFEEPDDSVAFVAELHETLTRETYLDRIHLEHDWQEHEEWAETWKRGLVSRRVTDRIVIHPSWIDPPDVSEADIVIELDPGMAFGTAEHGTTRGCLRLLDGLVQPGDRLLDIGAGSGILAIAAARLGAASVVAIEADSLACEAMRENVERNGVDEQIEIVEGFATTENIADRGAVSGIVANIEAGLLAPLFDGCASALPAGSWMIVSGILDHEWADVEESIVARGFSVQAVDADGEWRSGRFDR, encoded by the coding sequence ATGAGCCAGTCTCGCCGATGGCTGGAAGTGCGAGTTCGCTCTCCCGCGTCTGCCGATCGGAGTGCGTTACTGGCTGACGCGATAGTCGGGTCGGGCGCCCGTGGCGTCGAGGAGCGCGCAGGCTGGTTCATCGCGTGGTTTGAAGAGCCAGACGACTCGGTGGCCTTCGTCGCTGAGTTGCATGAGACACTGACCAGGGAGACGTACCTCGACCGGATTCACCTTGAGCACGACTGGCAGGAGCATGAGGAGTGGGCGGAGACGTGGAAACGCGGTCTGGTGTCCCGTCGGGTCACCGATCGGATCGTCATCCACCCTTCGTGGATCGACCCGCCAGACGTCTCGGAGGCAGACATCGTCATCGAGCTTGATCCGGGCATGGCCTTCGGTACCGCTGAACACGGAACGACGCGGGGCTGCCTGCGTCTGTTGGACGGGTTAGTCCAGCCTGGTGATCGGCTGTTGGATATCGGCGCGGGTTCCGGTATCCTCGCGATCGCAGCGGCTCGATTGGGGGCCGCTTCCGTGGTCGCGATCGAGGCGGATTCGCTCGCCTGCGAGGCAATGCGGGAGAACGTGGAGCGAAACGGAGTCGACGAGCAGATCGAAATCGTTGAGGGTTTTGCGACGACGGAGAACATCGCGGACCGGGGGGCGGTATCCGGTATCGTGGCCAATATCGAGGCGGGGTTGCTCGCACCGTTGTTCGATGGATGCGCCTCCGCGTTGCCCGCGGGAAGCTGGATGATCGTCTCCGGCATTCTCGACCATGAGTGGGCCGATGTCGAAGAGTCGATCGTCGCGCGCGGTTTTTCCGTTCAGGCGGTCGACGCAGACGGCGAGTGGCGCTCGGGGCGGTTCGACCGCTAG
- a CDS encoding S41 family peptidase, producing the protein MKRSVVAPFLVVFFSVITGGWLLQEGVDRAENVYVRARVLQEVVDRVESSFVDDVDMEGLYNSAIDGLLRDLGDPHSSFLPASDYENLRIRTEGEYGGVGLEVIDRGGYVTVVSPIPGGPGGRMGIRTGDQFFEIEGVRADTMVTDEAVELLRGRPGDTVTIQMLRPGVEEPIEFTIAREVIRLKAVPFAQMLEDGVGYVPLLTFRETSATEVRAAVDSLLQEGMTGLVLDLRGNPGGLLDQGIAVTDLFLAPGQSVVETRGRADDQNQTFSSSTPDRFPGLPVVTLVDGSSASASEIVAGALQDYDRAILIGEASFGKGSVQSLFRLTGGDVLRLTTAKWFTPIGRSIHLESGDRGETEPSHVLSIAGQLVQPSSIEGRPTFESESGRTLYGGGGITPDLFVAPETLVPREVDAVRGLFARAGAFSLTLFNYAVGYVAEHPELEIGFTVGTAEIETFYTMLPEYGATIDRADFDNAERFVRYHLEREIALQAWGDPGAFSQLLAHDLQLLRAVEILGSAPTPGQLITDVTGLQTEAEPQG; encoded by the coding sequence ATGAAACGAAGTGTTGTCGCGCCATTCCTGGTCGTGTTCTTTTCGGTTATCACCGGTGGGTGGCTGCTGCAAGAGGGCGTGGATCGGGCCGAAAACGTCTATGTGCGCGCCCGTGTGTTGCAGGAGGTCGTGGACCGTGTCGAATCTAGCTTCGTCGACGACGTTGATATGGAAGGGCTCTACAACTCCGCGATCGACGGCCTGCTCCGTGACCTTGGTGACCCTCATTCGTCCTTTCTTCCTGCGTCCGACTACGAAAACCTCCGAATCCGTACGGAAGGTGAGTACGGCGGCGTCGGGCTCGAGGTCATCGACCGTGGCGGCTATGTCACCGTCGTGAGCCCGATTCCTGGTGGCCCCGGTGGGCGAATGGGCATCCGGACTGGCGATCAGTTCTTCGAAATCGAAGGAGTCCGAGCAGATACGATGGTGACGGATGAGGCTGTGGAGCTTCTCCGAGGCCGGCCGGGGGATACGGTCACGATTCAGATGCTCCGACCGGGTGTTGAGGAACCGATCGAATTCACGATTGCCCGTGAGGTCATTCGCCTGAAAGCGGTCCCTTTCGCCCAGATGCTCGAGGATGGTGTCGGGTATGTGCCGCTTTTGACGTTCCGTGAGACCTCGGCCACCGAAGTACGGGCTGCCGTCGATTCACTCCTGCAGGAGGGAATGACTGGCCTGGTCCTCGATCTCCGTGGTAACCCCGGAGGATTGCTTGACCAGGGAATCGCCGTGACGGATCTCTTTCTGGCGCCGGGCCAGTCCGTCGTCGAGACGCGTGGACGGGCCGACGACCAGAACCAAACGTTCTCGTCTTCAACCCCCGATCGTTTTCCGGGGCTACCTGTCGTGACATTGGTCGACGGGTCGTCGGCGTCGGCGTCGGAGATCGTGGCGGGTGCGCTGCAGGACTACGATCGAGCGATCCTGATCGGTGAGGCGAGCTTTGGAAAGGGATCTGTCCAAAGCCTTTTCCGGCTGACGGGCGGCGACGTTCTCCGTCTGACCACGGCGAAATGGTTCACGCCGATTGGGCGTTCCATTCATCTTGAGTCCGGAGATCGAGGGGAGACTGAACCTTCCCACGTACTTTCGATCGCGGGACAACTCGTACAGCCGTCGAGTATTGAGGGGCGCCCGACGTTTGAATCCGAGTCCGGTCGCACCCTCTACGGTGGAGGCGGGATTACCCCAGATCTTTTTGTGGCTCCGGAGACGCTCGTACCGCGTGAAGTAGATGCGGTGCGTGGACTCTTCGCACGGGCAGGCGCTTTCTCGTTGACGCTTTTCAATTACGCTGTCGGTTATGTGGCCGAGCACCCGGAGTTGGAGATCGGCTTCACCGTCGGTACGGCTGAAATCGAGACGTTCTACACCATGCTTCCCGAGTACGGGGCGACGATTGATCGAGCTGATTTCGACAATGCGGAGCGCTTCGTCCGATATCACCTCGAGCGTGAAATCGCATTGCAGGCGTGGGGTGATCCAGGAGCATTCAGTCAGCTTCTTGCCCATGATCTGCAGCTTCTTCGGGCGGTCGAGATTCTGGGAAGTGCGCCGACACCTGGCCAGTTGATCACGGACGTGACCGGCCTGCAGACAGAGGCTGAACCCCAGGGCTGA
- the hrcA gene encoding heat-inducible transcriptional repressor HrcA, whose translation MATNDRRDIVGTDLSDRERQVLEAVVRTYVDTAEPAGSRTVSKVFDLGVSAATIRNTMSDLEEKGYLFHPHTSAGRIPTDLAYRFFVDRLMEPSEPTPQDRQNLERELQGASTSAVERLVFHATRALSLISNELGVAVAPTLEEAVLDKLELVRVSSSKVLLVATIRGGVVRTVYVDLPVEIPSATLVTITVALNERLAGQTLTEIRRTLPERLRDSIDDERGAELLNVFVQSSAELFDLNSLASSRLHLGPASVLAAQPEFESGQQLKNLISLTEERDLLAEAVGTRTHGGSLRITIGGENDSSILSDFTLVTAEYRVGDLKGVIGVIGPTRMPYEKIVTIVDYTSSLVTRILAT comes from the coding sequence ATGGCTACCAACGATCGACGTGACATAGTCGGAACAGATTTGTCCGACCGAGAACGACAGGTTCTTGAGGCCGTCGTGCGCACCTATGTCGATACTGCGGAGCCTGCGGGAAGCCGGACTGTGTCGAAGGTTTTCGATCTAGGCGTCTCCGCGGCAACCATTCGGAACACGATGAGCGACCTCGAGGAGAAGGGTTACCTCTTCCACCCGCACACCTCTGCTGGTCGGATTCCGACCGATTTGGCATATCGGTTTTTTGTCGATCGCCTCATGGAGCCGTCGGAGCCGACGCCTCAGGATCGACAGAACCTGGAGCGGGAGCTCCAGGGCGCGAGTACTTCAGCGGTCGAGCGACTCGTATTTCACGCAACGCGGGCACTCAGTCTCATTTCTAACGAGCTCGGTGTGGCGGTTGCGCCAACGCTGGAAGAGGCCGTGTTGGACAAGCTCGAGCTGGTCAGGGTCTCGAGTAGCAAGGTGCTGTTGGTCGCGACGATCCGGGGCGGGGTGGTTCGAACGGTATACGTCGATCTTCCTGTCGAAATCCCTAGTGCGACTCTCGTGACGATCACCGTCGCTCTGAACGAGCGGCTGGCTGGTCAGACGCTGACCGAGATACGCCGCACGCTCCCGGAACGGCTTCGAGATTCGATCGATGATGAGCGCGGAGCGGAGTTATTGAATGTCTTCGTTCAGTCGAGCGCGGAGCTTTTCGATCTGAATTCACTCGCGTCGTCGAGACTTCACTTGGGCCCCGCGAGTGTGCTGGCAGCCCAGCCGGAGTTCGAGAGCGGGCAGCAGTTGAAGAACCTCATCAGCCTCACGGAAGAGCGGGATCTTCTGGCTGAGGCGGTGGGTACGCGCACCCACGGAGGAAGCCTCCGTATTACCATTGGCGGCGAGAACGATTCGAGTATTCTTTCGGACTTCACACTCGTGACCGCGGAGTACCGCGTGGGCGACCTGAAGGGCGTCATCGGGGTGATTGGCCCGACCCGCATGCCGTACGAAAAAATTGTAACGATCGTGGACTACACTTCATCTCTCGTTACGCGAATTCTCGCGACTTGA
- the dnaJ gene encoding molecular chaperone DnaJ has translation MSDYYTELGVPKDADADQIKKAYRKLAMQYHPDKNQGSAEAEARFKEVTEAYEVLRDSEKRTIYDRHGKQGVRGAGGGGHSGAGFGFDEAIDVFMRDFGGFSNFGMGGGRSQQGASRKGKTVRIRLSLTLSEVAAGVTKNVRVALLDECDTCTGSGAAAGSAPTACQTCGGSGEERLVQRSILGQFVSVQPCRTCQGEGRVIDRPCSKCSGEGRRRQERDLEVEVPAGVTSENYLTLQGRGSVGPRGGHRGDLIVLLEVQDDPRFVRDGSDLVHELPVTFTQAALGTEVEVPTIDGPANLTIPDGIQSGEILRLKGLGVPEVNGSVRGDQLVRVVVWTPSDLTGEQEELLRSLAEIERAAPDKVRRGSHKGFWSRVKEAFTGG, from the coding sequence ATGTCGGACTACTATACAGAGCTCGGGGTCCCGAAAGACGCGGACGCCGATCAGATCAAGAAGGCCTATCGGAAGCTGGCCATGCAGTACCATCCTGATAAAAATCAGGGGTCGGCAGAGGCCGAGGCGCGCTTTAAGGAAGTCACTGAAGCGTATGAGGTTCTCAGGGACTCCGAGAAGCGGACGATCTACGATCGCCACGGGAAGCAGGGGGTGCGGGGCGCTGGCGGAGGTGGCCACTCGGGCGCAGGGTTCGGCTTCGACGAAGCGATCGACGTTTTCATGCGCGACTTCGGAGGCTTCTCCAACTTCGGCATGGGTGGTGGCCGAAGCCAGCAGGGGGCGAGCCGGAAGGGAAAAACCGTTCGTATTCGCCTGTCGCTCACACTTTCCGAAGTCGCGGCCGGGGTCACGAAGAACGTCCGGGTCGCCTTGCTCGATGAGTGCGACACCTGCACCGGTTCAGGTGCCGCTGCGGGCAGCGCACCCACAGCGTGCCAGACGTGTGGTGGCTCCGGCGAGGAACGCTTGGTGCAGCGATCCATTCTAGGGCAGTTCGTCAGCGTCCAGCCCTGCCGCACGTGCCAGGGAGAGGGCCGTGTCATTGATAGGCCCTGTTCTAAGTGCTCGGGAGAGGGCCGGCGGCGACAGGAACGCGATCTTGAAGTCGAAGTTCCGGCGGGTGTGACGTCCGAGAACTATCTCACGCTACAGGGGCGGGGGAGTGTTGGCCCACGCGGCGGGCATCGTGGTGATCTGATCGTTTTACTCGAAGTGCAGGATGACCCGCGTTTCGTACGCGACGGATCGGATCTGGTTCACGAGCTGCCCGTCACGTTTACTCAGGCGGCACTCGGGACTGAAGTGGAAGTGCCGACGATTGACGGCCCGGCTAATCTCACGATCCCCGATGGAATCCAGAGTGGTGAAATCCTGCGCCTGAAAGGCCTGGGTGTCCCCGAGGTCAACGGTTCGGTCCGCGGCGATCAGTTGGTGCGGGTCGTGGTGTGGACGCCCTCGGACCTGACTGGCGAGCAGGAAGAGCTCCTGCGAAGTCTGGCCGAGATCGAGCGTGCGGCGCCAGACAAGGTGCGCAGAGGCTCCCACAAAGGGTTCTGGTCGCGTGTGAAGGAGGCGTTCACCGGCGGATGA
- the obgE gene encoding GTPase ObgE, translated as MFVDRSVVEVIAGTGGSGSAAFRRETGVPRGGPAGGDGGKGGDVHLQADSQLATLLDFGYGRHYKAERGMHGAGKDMTGRSGEDLVLRVPPGTVAYDAQTEELIGELLTDGESIVIAKGGRGGRGNTRFKTATTQAPRHCEPGEEGEERTIRLELKLIADVGLVGEPNAGKSTMLAAVTAATPKVAAYPFTTLQPNLGVVQLSGFRSFVIADIPGIIEGAHEGKGLGHQFLRHIERTRVLLLMIPVDAEDPQAEYERIRAELEAYSVDLATTPFVVGLSKTDMLGPDDPGPTVLADNALGVFSFSAIARKGLPELLEKLWEARDAVTAEERGSSPDEWWTP; from the coding sequence ATGTTCGTTGATCGCTCAGTAGTGGAGGTCATCGCCGGGACTGGCGGCTCTGGCTCGGCGGCTTTTCGCCGAGAGACCGGAGTGCCGAGGGGCGGTCCGGCGGGCGGAGACGGCGGGAAGGGTGGCGATGTACATCTCCAAGCCGACAGCCAGCTCGCGACCCTGCTCGACTTCGGCTACGGACGCCACTACAAAGCTGAACGGGGCATGCACGGGGCTGGAAAAGACATGACAGGCCGGTCCGGCGAAGACCTGGTTCTCCGGGTCCCACCTGGCACCGTAGCGTACGACGCCCAAACCGAGGAGTTGATCGGCGAACTCCTCACGGATGGCGAGTCGATTGTTATTGCGAAGGGTGGCCGTGGAGGGCGGGGGAACACTCGCTTTAAGACCGCGACAACCCAGGCTCCTAGGCACTGCGAACCGGGTGAAGAGGGGGAAGAGCGGACGATCCGGCTGGAGTTGAAGCTGATCGCGGACGTCGGCCTCGTCGGGGAGCCCAATGCAGGAAAGTCGACGATGCTGGCCGCGGTGACCGCTGCGACACCCAAGGTCGCCGCCTACCCGTTCACGACGCTCCAACCCAACCTCGGGGTCGTTCAGCTTTCGGGCTTCCGTTCGTTTGTCATCGCGGATATTCCGGGAATCATTGAGGGTGCGCATGAAGGGAAGGGCCTCGGGCACCAGTTCCTTCGGCACATCGAACGAACCAGAGTGCTCCTCCTCATGATTCCCGTCGACGCGGAGGACCCTCAGGCGGAATACGAGCGTATTCGTGCCGAACTCGAAGCGTATTCAGTAGATCTTGCTACGACCCCGTTCGTCGTGGGACTTAGCAAGACCGACATGCTCGGCCCGGACGATCCGGGTCCGACCGTATTAGCGGACAACGCACTGGGCGTTTTCTCTTTTTCGGCGATCGCTCGGAAAGGGCTGCCCGAGCTTCTCGAAAAGCTCTGGGAGGCGCGTGACGCGGTGACGGCCGAGGAACGAGGATCTTCGCCGGACGAGTGGTGGACGCCCTGA
- the hemW gene encoding radical SAM family heme chaperone HemW, producing MTGRENTAHESVAPQDAIETGSVYVHAPFCARRCVYCDFAVTVRRTGDLPAWIEALGQELTLVRKEGLFVLSERLDTLYVGGGTPSLLGPGAMEGLASLFGRDRLADPEFEWTAEANPESLTRDVASAWASAGVNRISLGLQTFDPAGLKWMGRLHGAEGPIAALAAARDAGIQNVSVDLIFGLPARLGRSWDDDLERVLDLDVSHVSLYGLTVESGTALGRAVRENREAPVDEDQYQEEYIRAVEVLTAAGYRHYEVSNFARPGSEARHNAAYWSDVPYLGLGNGAHSFASPIRRWNVRDWEAYRLEVAAGRSPEAEREAIDDEARRLESAWLGLRTDDGIPRPALGSDQDSVTSGWVRRGLATRDETRVRLTTEGWLLLDQLAVELDESGTAG from the coding sequence ATGACAGGGCGGGAGAACACCGCTCACGAGTCTGTCGCTCCTCAGGACGCTATCGAAACCGGCTCGGTATACGTGCACGCGCCATTTTGCGCCCGCAGATGCGTGTACTGTGATTTTGCGGTGACGGTGCGTCGTACCGGTGACCTGCCGGCCTGGATCGAAGCTCTTGGTCAGGAACTCACTCTTGTTCGCAAAGAAGGTTTGTTCGTTCTCTCGGAACGCCTCGACACCTTGTATGTCGGCGGAGGAACTCCATCGCTTCTTGGCCCGGGAGCGATGGAGGGGCTTGCTTCACTTTTCGGACGCGACCGTCTCGCCGACCCGGAGTTCGAGTGGACGGCGGAGGCGAACCCGGAGAGCCTGACCCGGGACGTCGCGTCGGCCTGGGCGAGCGCTGGAGTGAATCGCATCAGCCTTGGGCTTCAGACCTTCGACCCAGCCGGACTTAAGTGGATGGGACGCCTTCACGGTGCCGAAGGGCCGATCGCGGCGCTGGCGGCCGCTCGAGACGCCGGGATCCAGAACGTGAGTGTCGACCTGATTTTCGGACTGCCAGCCCGACTCGGACGTTCATGGGACGATGACCTCGAGCGAGTGCTGGATCTCGATGTGTCTCATGTCAGCCTGTACGGACTTACCGTCGAGTCCGGGACCGCGCTCGGCCGGGCTGTCCGCGAAAACCGAGAGGCTCCAGTCGATGAGGACCAGTATCAGGAGGAGTATATCAGGGCCGTCGAGGTTCTCACTGCTGCGGGTTACCGGCACTATGAAGTCTCGAATTTTGCCCGCCCGGGATCCGAGGCTCGCCACAACGCTGCCTATTGGTCGGACGTCCCCTACCTGGGTCTAGGCAACGGGGCCCATAGCTTCGCCTCCCCGATCCGGAGGTGGAATGTGAGGGATTGGGAAGCGTACCGACTCGAGGTCGCCGCGGGTCGATCGCCAGAGGCAGAGCGAGAGGCCATTGACGATGAGGCTCGACGCCTCGAGTCGGCCTGGCTCGGCCTCAGAACCGATGACGGGATCCCACGCCCGGCGCTAGGGTCCGACCAAGACAGCGTGACCTCCGGTTGGGTTCGCCGCGGGCTGGCGACTCGGGACGAGACCCGTGTTCGTCTCACCACAGAAGGGTGGCTTCTGCTCGATCAGCTTGCTGTTGAGCTCGACGAATCTGGCACGGCGGGTTGA
- a CDS encoding inositol-3-phosphate synthase, producing MGRPREITPAEGKLGVLLPGLGAVATTFVAGVEGTRQGIARPIGSLTQMSTIRLGKRTDENAPLIKDFVPLAGLEDLVFGSWDPIPDNGYESALNAGVLHKENHLDPIKDFMSSIKPMKAAFSSAYVKKLEGPNTKTGTKFEQAEEIRGDIRRFMKQNGCARAVMIWCASTEIFLRAGAAHETIESFEAAMKADDPTVAPSMLYAYAAIMEGIPYANGAPNLSADFPALEDLAKERGVPIGGKDFKTGQTLMKTILAPGFKTRMLGLSGWFSTNILGNRDGEVLDDPESFKTKEESKLGALEHILQPELYPELYGDMYHKVRINYYPPRGDNKEGWDNIDIFGWMGYHMQIKVDFLCRDSILAAPLVLDLALFLDLAGRSGMDGIQEWLSFYFKAPQTVPGLYPEHDIFIQHWKLKNTLRWMMGEEMVTHLGVEYYD from the coding sequence GTGGGAAGACCAAGAGAGATTACGCCGGCTGAGGGTAAGCTCGGTGTTCTGCTCCCGGGCTTAGGCGCGGTCGCGACGACGTTCGTCGCCGGCGTGGAAGGTACCCGGCAGGGGATCGCGAGGCCGATCGGCAGTCTGACTCAGATGAGCACGATCCGGCTTGGAAAGCGGACAGACGAGAATGCCCCCCTCATCAAGGATTTTGTCCCGCTGGCGGGGCTCGAAGACCTGGTGTTTGGCTCGTGGGATCCGATTCCGGACAATGGATATGAAAGCGCCCTAAACGCCGGAGTTCTCCACAAGGAGAACCACCTGGATCCGATCAAGGATTTCATGTCTTCGATCAAGCCGATGAAGGCCGCGTTCAGCTCGGCCTACGTAAAGAAATTGGAAGGCCCGAATACCAAAACTGGGACCAAGTTCGAGCAGGCCGAGGAGATCCGTGGCGACATCCGTCGCTTCATGAAGCAGAACGGTTGCGCTCGGGCCGTAATGATCTGGTGTGCTTCCACGGAGATCTTCCTTCGCGCAGGGGCCGCGCACGAAACGATTGAGTCGTTCGAGGCTGCGATGAAGGCTGATGATCCGACGGTAGCGCCGAGCATGCTGTACGCGTATGCGGCCATCATGGAAGGCATCCCTTATGCGAACGGTGCTCCGAACCTGTCCGCTGACTTCCCGGCGCTGGAGGACTTGGCCAAGGAGAGGGGTGTTCCGATCGGAGGAAAGGACTTCAAGACGGGTCAGACCCTCATGAAGACCATACTTGCGCCGGGCTTCAAGACGCGGATGCTCGGGCTGTCGGGCTGGTTCAGTACGAATATCCTGGGTAACCGGGACGGCGAGGTTCTGGACGATCCGGAGTCATTCAAGACGAAAGAGGAGTCGAAGCTCGGAGCACTTGAGCACATCCTTCAGCCGGAGCTCTACCCGGAGCTCTACGGCGACATGTACCACAAGGTGCGGATCAACTACTACCCGCCACGTGGTGACAATAAAGAGGGTTGGGACAACATCGACATCTTCGGATGGATGGGGTACCACATGCAAATCAAAGTGGACTTCCTCTGCCGTGACTCGATCCTGGCAGCCCCGCTCGTTCTGGACCTCGCCCTCTTTCTCGACCTCGCGGGTCGGTCAGGAATGGATGGCATTCAGGAGTGGCTGTCCTTCTACTTCAAGGCTCCGCAGACCGTCCCCGGTCTGTACCCCGAGCACGACATCTTCATTCAGCACTGGAAGCTCAAGAACACGCTTCGCTGGATGATGGGTGAAGAGATGGTTACGCATCTTGGTGTCGAGTACTACGACTAA
- a CDS encoding asparaginase: MSGVVSVVRGDVVESRHAVSVAVWHETEGQVGSVGDETTMTFYRSAAKPMQALPLVEEGVVGRFGLTPEELALCCASHEGELAHVTGARSILAKAGADESLLQCGAHAPFSPFAAQILAAGGHAPDRIHNNCSGKHAGMIAFALAMGWDPEHYQEAWHPVQQRMLTEVERWTGVARDGIRKGIDGCGIPCFAVPLDVMAASFARYAAAASRGEPAAVVVDAMTTNSFMVGGTGRTCTEVMEVAGDRVFVKLGAEGVYGGGVPSQGLGFAIKVPDGGRRAVEVALIRTLECLGVLDATEVERLRVHANPDVMNTRGEIVGEIRAEFDLPAIATAGA, from the coding sequence GTGAGCGGTGTCGTCTCCGTCGTTCGCGGTGACGTTGTGGAGTCGAGGCATGCCGTGTCTGTTGCGGTGTGGCACGAAACCGAAGGGCAGGTCGGGAGTGTGGGCGACGAGACGACGATGACCTTCTATCGATCGGCGGCAAAGCCGATGCAAGCCCTTCCGCTGGTGGAGGAGGGTGTAGTTGGGCGATTCGGACTGACCCCGGAAGAACTCGCGCTATGCTGTGCCTCACATGAAGGGGAACTGGCCCACGTTACAGGGGCGCGATCCATCCTTGCCAAAGCGGGTGCGGATGAATCACTGCTCCAGTGCGGCGCGCACGCTCCATTTTCGCCCTTCGCTGCGCAAATACTGGCGGCGGGTGGACATGCGCCTGATCGGATCCACAACAATTGCTCAGGGAAGCACGCCGGCATGATCGCCTTTGCTCTGGCCATGGGATGGGACCCCGAGCACTACCAGGAGGCGTGGCACCCGGTCCAGCAACGCATGCTCACGGAAGTGGAGCGGTGGACTGGTGTCGCTCGGGACGGCATCCGGAAGGGCATCGATGGATGTGGCATTCCGTGCTTTGCTGTGCCACTGGACGTCATGGCGGCCTCGTTCGCACGCTATGCTGCAGCCGCGTCGAGAGGGGAGCCAGCGGCCGTTGTCGTCGACGCTATGACGACGAATTCGTTCATGGTCGGTGGCACGGGCCGCACATGCACAGAGGTCATGGAAGTCGCGGGCGACCGGGTCTTTGTGAAGCTTGGCGCCGAGGGTGTGTACGGCGGAGGCGTGCCTTCACAGGGCCTCGGCTTCGCCATCAAGGTCCCGGACGGAGGACGACGAGCTGTTGAGGTGGCACTCATTCGGACGCTGGAGTGCCTCGGGGTGCTTGACGCGACAGAGGTGGAGCGGCTCCGGGTGCACGCGAATCCGGACGTGATGAACACGCGCGGTGAGATCGTCGGTGAGATTCGAGCTGAGTTTGATCTGCCAGCCATTGCGACGGCGGGGGCCTGA
- the tmk gene encoding dTMP kinase translates to MTGTARFIVLEGGDGVGKTTQIALLSAWFDAIGLPHVSTREPGGTPVGEAIRELVLRRRDLDMPPESELLLILAARAAFIRDVVRPALDAGTTVLADRFSLSTLAYQGYGRGLDLDQVRSGIEISTGGLAPDLCLVLDLPASEGEQRQARDGAEPDRIELAGSGFRQAVRDGYLSLAASEPGVEVVNARGLTEDVHTRIRDRLIARFPTIFPPFG, encoded by the coding sequence ATGACCGGGACGGCACGATTCATCGTTCTCGAAGGTGGGGATGGGGTTGGTAAGACGACTCAGATTGCGCTGTTGTCTGCCTGGTTCGATGCCATTGGGCTTCCTCATGTTTCGACACGGGAGCCCGGGGGCACGCCTGTGGGCGAGGCGATCCGGGAGCTTGTTCTTAGGCGGCGAGACCTGGATATGCCCCCCGAGTCCGAACTGCTGTTGATCCTCGCAGCCCGGGCCGCCTTTATCCGAGATGTCGTGCGGCCTGCACTTGATGCCGGTACGACGGTCCTCGCGGACCGATTCTCTCTTTCGACGCTGGCATACCAGGGATACGGGCGTGGGCTCGACCTCGACCAGGTTCGTAGCGGGATTGAGATTTCGACCGGAGGCCTCGCCCCCGATCTCTGCCTCGTACTGGATTTGCCGGCGTCCGAGGGTGAGCAGCGCCAGGCGAGGGACGGGGCTGAGCCGGATCGGATCGAACTGGCGGGCTCAGGATTCAGACAGGCCGTACGCGACGGGTATCTCTCTCTTGCGGCGTCTGAGCCCGGCGTCGAGGTCGTGAACGCTCGCGGATTGACTGAGGATGTTCACACACGGATCCGCGATCGACTCATCGCGCGTTTTCCGACAATCTTTCCCCCGTTCGGGTGA
- a CDS encoding YlbF family regulator: MAGIQEMAQELGGALARTDEYQALKRATDAADEDRDLVTLRNRIQELEAQLEAQMRGGQEPDEELRSQYTATAEELQALPSFQRVISAQTNFEKVMYKVNETVAKGIEEGAASRIIISS; encoded by the coding sequence ATGGCTGGAATTCAGGAGATGGCACAGGAGCTCGGTGGGGCGCTCGCTCGCACTGATGAGTACCAGGCGCTGAAGAGGGCGACGGACGCGGCCGATGAAGATCGAGATCTGGTCACGCTCCGGAACCGTATCCAGGAGCTGGAGGCGCAACTCGAGGCCCAGATGCGTGGAGGGCAGGAGCCCGATGAGGAGCTCCGGAGCCAGTATACGGCGACGGCGGAAGAGCTACAGGCGCTGCCGTCGTTTCAGAGAGTCATCTCGGCTCAGACGAATTTCGAGAAGGTCATGTACAAGGTGAATGAGACCGTGGCCAAGGGCATCGAAGAAGGCGCCGCCAGCCGCATCATCATCTCTTCATAG